The Henckelia pumila isolate YLH828 unplaced genomic scaffold, ASM3356847v2 CTG_525:::fragment_3, whole genome shotgun sequence genome segment TAGGAGAATCAATTCTTTGTGATGCTTCTTCACGGCTGAAACTGAATGTGCCCTGTAAGAAAATGATATTTGCATTGGCTCAAAAGCATGCTTTAGATGTTGTTTCATTTAAAGTTAGAGGTCATTtaatttcagatttcagtttcccAAAACATTTCTGGAAGATCAAATATGACAACTAAAGTTTTGAGGACTCATAATTTTTGCAGCGTGATGTGTGGAAAAAAATACAGTCCTAAGTATCGTAAATATATCAATCGTTCATCGGAATGGTATTTGCAGGCACTTTTCTGTGTCAGAGGAAGACAACTGATGTATGAATACTGTAAAGAGCATGAAATTCCCCATCTGCAAATTGGAAAGCTTATTGTTGCTACCGGCTTGTCAGAAATTCCGAAGTTGAACTTGCTGATGACTCGAGGAGTTGAAAATGGAGTCGAAAGGCTAAGGATGATGGAAGGTCACGAAGCTACTAGAATGGAACCAGAACTACAATGCATGAAAGCGTTACTATCACCTGTTTCTGGAATAGTCGATAGCCATTCGTTTATGCTATCACTATTGGTATATATCTTATTTTGTAATATCCATTCAACTGGATCTcataaaaatcaagaatttATCATGTCTATTTAGGGGGAAGCTGAAACCCATGGCACAATTTTCTCTTACGGTACCACTGTAATTGGCGGTCACTGTGGAGATGATGGTATTAATCTTCACATTTCTGAGAGCAAGTCCCTTCAAAGCTGGGACCAAAAATCCAGGCTACAGCCGGATCTCATTCTCATGCCTAGGCTTGTTGTGAACTGTGCTGGCCTTGGTACCTTGGCTCTTTGTAAGAGAATGCAAGGCATAAAGGAAGAAACCATTCCCAGACCCTACTTCGCTCGTGGTTGCTATTTCACATTATCAAATGTTAAAACTCCCCCGTTTCAACATCTGATCTATCCCATTCCAGAAGATGGTGGTCTTGGAGTCCATGTTACATTGGATTTGAACGGGCAGGTCAAATTTG includes the following:
- the LOC140873258 gene encoding L-2-hydroxyglutarate dehydrogenase, mitochondrial; translated protein: MMKYSVSAKILRTLTSSCRNPRSFSTGQYDSIPKEKADAVVIGAGVVGIAVARELAMRHGRDVVVIESAPTFGTGTSSRNSEVIHAGIYYPRNSLKALFCVRGRQLMYEYCKEHEIPHLQIGKLIVATGLSEIPKLNLLMTRGVENGVERLRMMEGHEATRMEPELQCMKALLSPVSGIVDSHSFMLSLLGEAETHGTIFSYGTTVIGGHCGDDGINLHISESKSLQSWDQKSRLQPDLILMPRLVVNCAGLGTLALCKRMQGIKEETIPRPYFARGCYFTLSNVKTPPFQHLIYPIPEDGGLGVHVTLDLNGQVKFGPDVEWFDGADDVSSFLNLFDYSVSRDRANRFYSEIRRYYPSLKDGSLEPGYAGIRPKLCGPGQSPTDFVIQGEEIHGIPGLINLLGIESPGLTSSMAIAEHIAATLSK